Within Palaemon carinicauda isolate YSFRI2023 chromosome 14, ASM3689809v2, whole genome shotgun sequence, the genomic segment ACTTCCCCACAGTCTGGATAAAAGGTTTAAATAAATTTgattattaatcactaaaaatctTCCTCGAGTCATCTACCTTCAGAAGAAATGGTCTTCCAGGAGGATGAGTGGGCAAGAAGGAGAACGAAGAGGAAGAGAAGTAGTGATAAGAAGAGAAGAGTGAGGTcttgaggaagagaaaaaggaaaggaaagatGTGGACTGGTAGAAGCGAATACGAAAATGGAGGAAAacaatattgaataataaatatgtaaatggaattttcaaataataaactGCAAGGAACAATACGTATAggtaggatatgatatatatatatatatatatatatatatatatatatatatatatgagtgtgtgtgtgtgtgcgtgtgtgcgtatgtaagtctatacacaaacatatatatacatatatatatatatataaatatatatatatgtatatatatatatatatatatatatatatatatatatatatatatactttatattcgtacagagagagagagagagagagagagagagagagagagagagagagagagagagagagagagagagagagagagatactgtattgATGATGAGAAAAAGAAAGTTCTAAATAGGTATCCCATGTTAGGTCACAGTGGTTTTGACATCTGACCTCTTGGTGCGTCGATGACCTTTCACGTGtctgtctttttcttttttcataaaaacCTTCAAAGTAAAGATATGTactcatatagttatatatatatatatatatatatatatatatatatacactatatatataagtatgaatatatttatatgtatataaacacatatctatatacgtatatatatatatatatatataaataaatttatatatatatatatatatatatatatatttatttgtatatatttatttaaatatgtatatatataaatatatatatatatatatatatatatatatatagatatatataaatatatatatatatatatatatatatgtgtgtgtgtgtatacatatacatatatatatatatatatatatatatatatatacatatatatatatatatatgtatatatacatatataatatatatatatatatatatatatatatatatatatatatatatatatatatatggtcatactaAAGAATTTCAACCTAAAACTATTAACTAATTTAATCcttgtgcaattaaaaaaaaaagaaaataatatatactgCACATTACTTGAGCTGTAAAACATTCAAGACATAACGAATCACTCTCTTAGaccaaagaaaaaaatgtttagagCATACGAATAGATAAAAAAGTAAGATACGTAATtaatcataaaaacaataaaatacaaaaggaaaaacaactaaaaaaaaaaaaacctaaagaaaggaaaaccgaTACCCTTCCAGAAAACCGCATATCTGCCTCAGAGAGAAATCAGGTTTCGGGTCAGCCGTCGATTCAACACTAGTCTTGTTTTCTGTTTGGCGCCCAGCCACAATTATGTGagcagggatctctctctctctctctcctctctctctctctctctctctctctctctctctctctctctcctctctctctctcttctctctctctctctcttaatattgtaggattttttaaaaatgaaatattaaagttttatgcattttctctctctctctctctctctctctctctctcttctctctctctcctctctctctctctctctctctctctcttaatattgtacgattttttaaaaatgtaatattCCAAGTttatgcattttctctctctctctctctctctctctctctctcctctcctctctctctctctctctctctctctctctctctctctattaatgttgTGGGATTTGGTTTTTcaacttaaaatgaaatattcaagtttatgcattttatctctctctctctctctctctctctctctcctctctcctctctctctctctctctctctctctcatggtctatTAATGTTGtggcatttgttttttttatttaaaatgaaatattaaaacttatgcattttatctctctctctctctctctctctctctctctctcttctctctctctcgtctctctctctctcttaatattgtaggattgttttctttaaatgaaatatctaagtttatgcactttctctctctctctctctctctctctctctcttccctctctctctcgtcctctctctctctctctctcatgatctatTAATGTTGTGggatttgtttttttaaatgaaatatttaagtttatgcattttatctctctctctctctctcatctctctctctctctctctctcctctctctctctctctctctcatggtctatTAATGTTgtaggattttttttaatgaaacattgaagttttttgtattttatctctctctctctcttctctctcctctctctctcatctctctctctctctctctctctctctctctcatgatctatTAATGTTGTGGGATTTGGTTTTTcaacttaaaatgaaatattcaagtttatgcattttatctctctctctctctctctctctctctctctctctctctctctctctctctcctctctcctctctctctctctctgtatgtaatgATTGAAACGCCACCCTCACTCAACTCTTTCCGTATCGAAGAAATTAGATCCTGGTCAGATCCTTTGGCAGGACCTCGACCCAATCACCTACGGGAAATTGTCTCCTTATGGGTTTATGGGGAGGGGTTAGGGGGGGTTTTGAGGAAGGGGGTTAGGGGGTGGGTGATAAAGGGAGGTACCGCTACTGAGGTTTTACAGGCCTCTTTGTGTTCCATAACCGCTTGTACCAATTTCTAAAGGTGTAGTTTGGGATGCGGGTGCGAGGCCCTCATTATGTTATTGGTTCTTTCAGGTTTCTGTTTCTTTTGAAGCCTGGTTTCTTGTgggggttggaggggggggggggttcgggttGGGAGGATGTTCTACCTGGGGTTGGGGTCCACATCAGAAGTGTTACCTAAGCTGATTGagaattgtttattatatatatatatatatatatatatatatatatatatatatatatatttgtatatatacatatatatatatatatatatatatatatatatatatatatttgtatatatacatatatatatatagatcgatagatatactgtatataactcccATCTTAGGGGTGTTATCTTAACgctatgaccagcaaagctgtactagttagggcgaaaatctcccaccatcaccaatccgcactggccacgagacaatgaaaactggccaaacatccGATGTGAATTTCTGAGGcccttgccctgcagtggactagaaacggctgcatttgttgtatataaatatatgtatatatacatacacacacatatatatatatatgtatatatatatatgtgtgtatatatatatacatatatatatatatagtatatatatggtgtgtgtgtgtgtgtatgtatatatatatatatatatatatatatatatatatatatatatatatatatatatatatataattttcaattttaaatgCTAAATAAATTCCACAGTTGAAGTACTCaagtccatgctctctctctctctcctctctctcctctctctctctctctcctctctctctctcctctctcctctctctctctctctctctatctcatgtTAGTTTTTTTGTAAAAGAAGATTCATATACAATAAATTCATTCATCTTTGCATTtatttatcaatctctctctctctctctctctctctcctctctctctctctctctctctctctctctctctctcaagtttattatttttgtaaaagaAGATTCATATACAATAAATTCATTTATCTTTGTATTTATttatcaatcctctctctctctctctctctctctctctctctctctctctctctctctctctctctctctctctctctccaagtttattattttctaaaagaaGATTCAATGTAAAGAATACAGAATATTCAAGTGTTTAATACTGTTTTCTTTTAGGATGTTTGATAACGTTTCCAGAGATTATATAGCATTGGGCATTCTATTCGTATGcgtaaacacagacacacaaacacacacacacacacacacacacacatatatatatatatatatatatatatatatatatatgtgtgtgtgtgtgtgtgtgtggtgtcgaTGTGCAATAACCCCAAGTTGGCCCGTGGCTGATGGGTACAAACACTTGGATCATGTTTGGTAGGTCGTGAATCCTCGCGTCCTAGTACCAGCTTGTACACCCATCTGTAGACAGTCAGCAAAAGGCGTATATGTAGACGCTCTCTTAGAAATCCTTTGACACCAATAAATCTTTCTATAAAAGGAGATAAAGGCGTATTGTTGgttttatatatacagaaaaagagTTAATTAGTTCCCAGAACATTTATTCACGAGAAATGTTGCTATTTGTTCGAATAATCCATTGATGTGAGCGATGAAAGCAATTGTTAGCGCTCTAATAGGTTCCTACGGACAGATACGTCGTTCAAACGATGTCTTCTTCTTTATACTGTGATCTCGACGAATGAACAGTTGCAGAAGCTCTTCCTTCGAATTATTTCTCCTCTGTATGAGTTTTgttaccttttaaaggtttaaaggccattcaggattggcagaggcaagggacagtgacaatgccttagagactgaccgtgGCTCCCTcgggacatcttcgcttttatggtttgaattgaATACCCTTTTATcgtttataacaaacgatatcggcgtcaatgaccttcgatgtcaggatgccaaatcaatcaatccatcttAAGCTagaacaagggagggccaggcaatggctgctgatgactcagtaggtagtttTATATGCCCCCCAAAGCccccaatacttagctcacaaggatggtgaggttgtagatatgGTTTAAACTTGAGTATATGGCCATTACTTTAGATCCTGCTGCTTTTTTACCTTACATTACCATAAAACCTTTCCaaattccttaaatttgaagctagtataaccgaaattaccttaaaaatacctTCAGACCATTCAAATTACcgcaaactaaggtaattaccttaaaagtttaaaccctggttgcagacgctactagaaactattgagcttgagcgggatttgaaccccagctAGGGACATTTTAATGCTTTGTTCCTCGTACTCTTTCGTTCAGTGTTGTAATAAGATGAGATCTTTCAAATGGTCACTGACGCAGAAGAGAGCCTCGGAAGATGCGTGTCATTTTGGGGTTGAAATCTTTGAGGAAAAAGTCCTTCTCAGAGAATGCTACTGTTTCTGTTTATCTTATAAGAGATTTTCTTGTAATTTTAATGTTCGACGAAGGATTAAAGAGCTTTGATCTTTTTTCCTAATTGTATATTCAAAGTATAATTCAttaattttaaatttctttattacgTATGAAAAACTGTACTTGTAAATTTTGGTTAAACTAATATTGTGCAGACGACAACTGAAGCGCAGGCAACCACATGTTCCGTTAGGTTTGGAAAACAGCAAGCCTGTTTAGAAGCAATTCCAATCgttcttatttatttacttaagtatttaaaggttaaaaaaaaaaaaaactttattttacagTCTGAAAGACATTTCACCACTTCGCATGAAACGTTGTAGCAATACGGTTCTCAAATCCATTTCGAACGTTGCCAAACCGTTTCATGACACCTTTCGAAAGGTTGGCAATCCTGCGGAGGTGTCGAAGAGAGAACCTTGTTCACGCATCCTTGCGGTAATTCTGAAATCGACGATTTGTGAGTTTTGCCAGGCGTTTCGGAGGTCTTGTTAACTAGTGAGCATTTTTATATCCCCACAACTACTTATAAACCCAAGTTGATGtgaatatttgatttaaataaacTCCGTTGTACTTATAATCacaatttgatataaatatttgatttaaatactTTCCAAGGAACTTCTTAAAAAGCTAAtttattataagtattttatattatataaagttcGAGTACTTATAAACCCAAATTCATGTAAATATTTGACTTACATAAACTCCGTTGTACTTATAAGcccaaattaatgtaaatatttggTTTATATAAACTCCGAGGTACTTTTAACCCcaatttaatgtaaaatattttatttatttaaacctCCCGAAGTACTTGAAGAACccaatttaatataaatatttgatttatgaaAATCCCGAGATACTTAAAACCCCAAATTAATATAAATCTTTGATTTATATAATCCCCGAGGTACTTGAAAACCCAAATTGAtgtaaatatttgatttatataaaccCCGAGGTACTTATGAACCCAAATTAACGTCTATAAACTTCGAGGTACTTATAAAcccaaattaatgtaaatatttgatttatataaactTTGAGGTACTTTTAAAcccaaattaatgtaaatatttgatttatataaactTTGAGGTACTTATAAAcccaaattaatgtaaatatttgatttaaataaacCCTGAGTTACTTAGAAAAacaatttaatttaaatatttggtttATGTAAACCCCGAGGTActtaaggggggagggggaggtcaCCCCTTTGGTGCCAAGTCTGAAAGAGCATTTACATTCTAAAGAAATTGGCAATAGGTCACAATAATGCTTGTATAGTAAACAAGGGAAacggatatattatatatttaattaaataataagtaTTAGTTGACCTTTTAGTAACTTCTATgatggaaaaaataattatataattaatataataaacatttaaaaaacctCACCCTTATCAATGCATGCCAATACGTCCCTGATTTATTCAATGTTTGAGTGATTAAATATCAAGTATAACTTAACCTTTAATAACTTGAGTGATAAAAAAAGCAGCATAACTAAAAATACCACGCCAATATCAATGCATGCCACTGCGTCCCTTGCTCTGTACAATCCCCCGTGTGTAGAAAAAAATGGTCCATAAAATCACCGAGGAAGGTCATTCCCACACAGATTAAATATCATCATTTGCCCATGCATCAGTGCCACCAACCACGCATGCGACAACAACCGGACCGGAAATGGTTGTCATTATTAGCAGAAGTTGAACTGTTCATGTGGGCCGTGAGTTTCACATCCGATAGTGGGACGATTGTGGCAGATAGTATCCCGTGAGTTGTTGTCCTTCTAATGTGGAACtcgatggaagaagaagaagaagaagaagaagaaaaagaagaaggaggaggaggaggaggaggaggagatgagccGAGAGATGATTCTGAAGCTTCAGGAGAGAAGAAGATGCTGTTGGAGGAAGAGTTGATTGATGAGGATCTTGATTGAAATGAGGCTTTATTGTGGGGCTTCAGGGGAGAACAGGAGGATGATGGAGGAAAAAAcagctgtattatatatatatatatatatatatatatatatatatatatatatacatatatatatatatgtatatatatatatgtatatatatatatattatatatatatatatatatatatatatatatatatatattaccggctaggctacaatcccagttggaataGCAGGgtgctgtaagctcaagggttccaacagggaaaatagcggctatatatatatatatatatatatattatatatatatatatatatatatatatatatatatatatatatatatatatacatatatatatatatatatatatatgtatatattactgtatatgtatatttatacatatataatataataaaatctatatatatatatatatatatatatatctgaataacaGTGGCTATATATTTATAGTAGTTTATGGGTTTTATAGTATATCCTCTTATGAGGGACGTCCTAACATACGGACCTTCGAGAGGAGGAGGTAGAGTTTGAATAAGAATGTGCCACCAGGTGTATTCAGTCCAAGTTTTCGTTCCAGCTGGTTGTCATGCAAGAGAAAGAAGGAGACATTGACCCCTCACCATGCACCATGAGAGCCACATAAGATAGGGGCGTTAAGCGCCCATCATCTCCCCTTCATTCAATTCTTATTGTAGTGTAATGGAACGATGCGCATGCGCCAGTAATCGAATCGTGCAGAGGAGGCATTTCCGCGCATGCGCTCTGAAATGGCTGTCCTTCGTTCGTGTTCTCCCCCCGTTCGGTTTCGTGTGAAAGCTGTTGAAGGTAGTCAGGTAGGTGGACAGGTAGGCTGAGGCTAGGTAGTAGGTTGCACGAGGGTCTGAGACCTAGATAGAAGTCCCAATCAGCTCAGGGGACCCTCATCATGCTCAGATAGACGGTGAGTCCAGAAAATGAATCAATAACTTCAACATGCTCTGAAGGCCAGTGAAATAAGAAATGCTCTGTCCTCTTGGAAATTATAGATTCTCTTGCGCATGCGCTGAAGAACCAGCTAACAACCTGGAGAGGTGGCTTTGGcttttatcataattaatagattggtcattgttttttttttttttcaaagagcgaCATGCAGGTCCATGGAAAGTCATTGAAAGAGGGAGTTCTCATGCAATAGTTGAAGGCCAATTGCCTTTCAGAGTCCTCTGGCACAGGCCCTCTCTCATGCGTCTCAGTGTCCTTTTGCTTTTTCCCCCGAAGGAAGCCCCCTGCAGAAGAGGCAAGGAGAGTATCCTACGTCCACTTAGTCAGGGTCCAATCCAGGATACCAATGATCCTCCATGCGTGAAAACTTACCGGGGATTTGCAAGGGCTTCGATAAGGCACCGTCTTCGGGTTCCTCAGTCAGGATCTGGCCCGGAGGACCTACGTCCTCCGACAGCGTCTCATTGCCATCCTTCGAGGAGGACAAGGACTTTTCCAGGTCTCCGTCAGTAGTTGAGTTCCCATCATCCACCACCTGGTTAAGGGCGGGCACTGGTGTCGCGGAAAACGCACGTTGCAAGGGCGTGTGTTGCCCTCCGGCGCCCCCGGCTCTGGCCGCTCCTTCGACCACCTGTCTGTTGATACCGTAGGGCTCGCCTGTGCCCTCGGCAGATGGGAGGATTCCTGGAGGAGATAATCGCATTTCATAAGGGCAGTGTTTCCTCCTGTAGGAATATCGTCAGTCAAGGCTACACAATCGAATGTCTATTATTCCGTCGGTCCAAAGGGCATGCAGAGGATTATATTATTCAATTTATATCCTTTTGTGTCCTATAGGAAGGAATCCTCTAGGGTTTAATCAAGGATTTAGGATGATTTCAAGACAGACAAGCAAGGAGTCGAGGTATCACTCAACTATTCCAATGAAGAAGAAATAGTGTAGTCCAATAAGGCAACTTAAACAATCCTTATAAAAGGATTTGAAAAAGGTAGAGAGGTTATTTTGTTAATATGGtaggcctatctctctctctctctctctctctctctctctctctctctcctctctctctctctctctctctctccgcaatatACATTCTCCCCCTCTTTCAAAATAGTCCCTGACATAACCTTCAATCCATCAAATTGACTTTTCTCTTTTTACCCTTGAAATGTCCCCAATAATTACCTAAAGTTTAGCCCCCCTCTAACTTGAGAGGTACTTATGCTTCCCTCCCCTTCCCCCGAGACCTCCCCTAtagcgacaatatatatatatatatatatatatatatatatatatatatattatactgtatatatatatatatatatatatatatatatatatacatatgtgtgtatatatacatatatatatatatatatattatatatatatatatatatatacatatatatatatgtattgtataagaaggggaaggaaaaaaagacgatggattgacgaactaagaaagtttgcgggtctgGACTGGCACCGAAAGACCATAAACGACGCaagtgggacatgtctgaggcctttgttctgcagtggactagtaatggctaatgatggttgcatatatatatatatatatatatatatataatatatatatatttatatatatatatttatttattattattattattattattattactacaagctaagctacagccctagttggaaaagcaagatgctataagcccaagggctccaacagcggaaaatagcccagtaaggaaaggaaataaggaaacaaataacgatctgagaaataatgaacaattaagattagatatgttaatatatatatatatatatatatatatatgtatatatatatatatatatatatatatatatatatatatatatatatccttgccgAGGGACTACCTCTCAGTACCTCACTCCCTCCCAATGTCtccctcccagcctgacgatgCTACTCCAATCAAGGCTGTAACATGGCTTTACATGGGAGGCGTTTGATATCCGTTCAGCCTTACGCCAATGTCACCAATTTATTtattatacatcatatattttTCAGGCTTGGATGAAGGCGTGAATGGCGTAGGTACGCCTGACTATTTGCGTAATGTCAATATGCGTTGGAGGACGACTGATGCGATCTAACCCTATATTTTTTAAAGAGGATTTCTTCCTCTTTTAGGATTTAATATGAGTAACAACGCTTTGAAGGTATTTTCAATAAGGTTTGAATTACATATTCGAGTTTTACATGTTGTATTATTCAACTCGACAGTCCTTGACCTTTAATTCTGCGACGTCATACTGCatgatttactgtttttttttatatatatatatcgtgagagTTCATAACCTTGTGATTTGTGACGCCTTTTCTATATACATCATTATTGTACCGTAAAATTTGATAATTCATGGTTATGACAAGTTAATGGAAGGgttattttcatagttatatatatgttttatatattatcatcatctcctcctacgcctattgacgcaaagggccgcggttagatttcgccagtcgtctctatcttgagctcttaattcaatacctctccattcatcctctccttcgtgcttcatagtcctcagccatgtaagtctgtggtcttccaactcttctagtgccttgtggagccaggtgaatgtttggtgaactaatctctcttggggagtgcgaagagcatgccaaaaccatctccatctacccctcatcatgatctcttccacatgtggcactcgagtaatctctcttatagtttcatttctaatcctgtcttgccatttaactcccaatattcttcagagggctttgttcttaaatctattggagattgtttcattgtcataccatgactcatgtccatacagtaacatcgatctcactaaactgatatatagtctgatttttatatgtaatttcaggcgatttgatttccaaattttgcttaacctagccattgtctgatttacttttttttcaatctttcaccaaactctaattctaaagaccctgtattggagatcatagttcctgaatacttgaatgattctacctcattaatcttttctcttcaatgatatttcctcttccattgcatactccgttctcatcatctctgtctttcttatatttatcttcagctcaacctcgtgggatatttcatgcattctggtaagcaagcattgcaaatcctgtggtgttctgctaacaaggacagcatcatcagcatattctaggtctgctaaattcctatcaccaatccagtccaatccttctccaccatctccgactgttctacgcattacaaaatccatgaggaggataaacaacataggtgacaacacattcccttggagtattccgctgttcactggaaattaatttaataagactccattgcCATTATTTTTGCActtgtgctcatgaacagatttaatcaaatttacatatttaagaggaattccataataacgctggactctacacaaaattggccggtgcacactatcaaagggtttttcattgtccagaaatgccatcaaagggggatttttatattctacacattgctgaacaagatgtctcaaaatgagaatctggtcaatgcaaacttctaccttttctaaatcctgcttgttcatctcgcagcttttcgtcaatctttctctccagtctctttagaataagcatactttatattttcataacatatgacgtaagtgttatgtctctgtaattattgcagtcagtcaggtctccatttttttggtattttcaccaacactcttaactcccattcatcaggttttgcctcttcatgccacattttacaaaataatctctaggagtcacttcattttctgccagtatcatctcggcagttattccatcgtatcccgggactttccatctctgtagtttttttgaggatagcttcgacttcacacacactgaattcattcatggagcatcaaggtcttcaccagcttcaggtatatcaatcaaattattccctttatatctcctattcataacctcactaaagtgttttatccaacgttgtctttcttcatcttctgttgctataacagagtcacctctctttttaatgggtatatgctgcttcttctttgccccagtcgagatttcattaataatccatgagcaattcttacaccatagccagttcccgaatttatagctttgttagcctcGTCTGCTTTACTATCTAGATATTATCTAcagtcagacacttactctttattgtataggagagagagagagagagagagagaggagagagagaggagagagagagagagagagagagagagagagagagagagagagagagcgagccattcttacaagaattttggatgtctcaaagactttttagtccatccgcggagaccccatttgctctttggtagagcgatttagtttaaacatttggagatttcttatgatcttgtctaatttattcttgaactcgtttaccgtgttactgtttactacatttgcGGGAAATCTCTtcgaagtatttgctattttgtatgtaaagaaattgctacattgagtgatgtatcttttcaattcaagtttgtatccgttacaatctggactgatttgtgctaagcgtgaatagattgttgtaatctatattgttattcctttaagaattttgaatgcttctATTAAGTGTCCCCTTAGTTGTCGAATTTGTAGAtcgaataagttcaaacgttccatccttcgtctatatccaaattgtcttagtgttggataaacgagagagagagagagagagagagagagagagagagagagagagacagagagagagagagacagacgcaGGATTAATTTTCATGAATGTCATTGAAAAGG encodes:
- the LOC137652716 gene encoding uncharacterized protein — encoded protein: MPSRNIATSMFNAVAIVSALHLLSEGILPSAEGTGEPYGINRQVVEGAARAGGAGGQHTPLQRAFSATPVPALNQVVDDGNSTTDGDLEKSLSSSKDGNETLSEDVGPPGQILTEEPEDGALSKPLQIPGKFSRMEDHWYPGLDPD